The Phycicoccus sp. M110.8 genome includes a window with the following:
- a CDS encoding pyridoxamine 5'-phosphate oxidase family protein, with product MTTRIETPEQLTALLGEPLPRVRDKVRPALHDLDREWLAASPFCLVATSAADGSCDVSPKGDPPGFVRVLDDTTVAVPERLGNKRADGYRNVLSNPHVGLISIVPGRGDTLRINGRAHLVSDAPWFDDMVVKGHRPVLALVVEVDEVFHHCAKAFMRSRLWHPETWDPMAVGSRPQIAKALERPEDSIEELERYYGSQYSTGLY from the coding sequence ATGACGACCCGCATCGAGACGCCCGAGCAGCTCACGGCCCTCCTGGGCGAGCCGCTCCCCCGTGTGCGCGACAAGGTCCGCCCGGCCCTGCACGACCTCGACCGCGAGTGGCTCGCCGCCTCGCCGTTCTGCCTGGTGGCGACCTCGGCCGCAGACGGCAGCTGCGACGTCTCGCCCAAGGGCGACCCGCCCGGCTTCGTCCGGGTCCTCGACGACACCACGGTCGCCGTGCCCGAGCGGCTGGGCAACAAGCGGGCCGACGGCTACCGCAACGTCCTGTCCAACCCGCACGTCGGGCTGATCTCGATCGTCCCGGGCCGCGGCGACACGCTGCGGATCAACGGGCGCGCGCACCTCGTGAGCGACGCCCCCTGGTTCGACGACATGGTGGTCAAGGGGCACCGGCCGGTGCTGGCACTCGTCGTCGAGGTCGACGAGGTGTTCCACCACTGCGCCAAGGCCTTCATGCGCAGCCGCCTCTGGCACCCGGAGACCTGGGACCCGATGGCGGTCGGCTCCCGCCCGCAGATCGCCAAGGCCCTCGAGCGACCCGAGGACTCGATCGAGGAGCTCGAGCGCTACTACGGCTCGCAGTACTCGACCGGCCTCTACTGA
- a CDS encoding MSMEG_6728 family protein has translation MQTFLPYANPRTSAAALDDRRLGKQRVETFQVLRALTWPEYGWKNHPVTRMWRGFVPALVAYGLACVDEWRARSRADSTRAALVEFTGGVEPDWDELHDRGEVPPWVGDEALHLSHRSSLVRKDPEHYRPLFGDVPDDLPYVWPDAAFPRWPVRRGDGPPLALPDAAVLLGLDTVPGDAPEVVRRLLAGEDVTLGEDVTPGQDGGADARVTALLAGLCTPGTTVWVVDLPPLEPWGSAPAPRDGAGAVSTSIARQPSDADRQAMGEEAAAVPEFRFVRAGRVDRPLADDLGAGLVVAPRAADPGDVGRPRLLLP, from the coding sequence ATGCAGACGTTCCTTCCGTACGCGAACCCGCGCACGAGCGCGGCCGCCCTCGACGACCGGCGCCTCGGCAAGCAGCGGGTGGAGACCTTCCAGGTGCTGCGGGCGCTCACGTGGCCGGAGTACGGCTGGAAGAACCACCCGGTGACGCGGATGTGGCGCGGCTTCGTCCCGGCGCTGGTCGCCTACGGGCTCGCCTGCGTCGACGAGTGGCGCGCCCGCAGCCGGGCGGACTCCACCCGTGCGGCCCTGGTCGAGTTCACCGGCGGCGTCGAGCCGGACTGGGACGAGCTGCACGACCGGGGCGAGGTGCCGCCCTGGGTGGGCGACGAGGCCCTGCACCTCAGCCACCGCTCCTCGCTGGTGCGCAAGGACCCGGAGCACTACCGGCCGCTGTTCGGCGACGTCCCCGACGACCTTCCCTACGTCTGGCCGGACGCAGCGTTCCCGCGGTGGCCGGTCCGCCGCGGCGACGGACCGCCGCTCGCACTGCCTGACGCGGCCGTGCTCCTGGGCCTCGACACTGTGCCGGGGGACGCGCCCGAGGTCGTGCGGCGGCTCCTGGCGGGGGAGGACGTCACCCTGGGGGAGGACGTCACCCCCGGGCAGGACGGCGGTGCCGACGCCCGAGTGACCGCGCTGCTGGCGGGTCTCTGCACCCCCGGGACCACGGTCTGGGTGGTCGACCTGCCGCCGCTGGAGCCCTGGGGCTCGGCACCGGCCCCGCGCGACGGCGCCGGCGCCGTGTCCACCTCGATCGCGCGGCAGCCGTCCGACGCGGACCGGCAGGCGATGGGCGAGGAGGCGGCTGCCGTGCCCGAGTTCCGGTTCGTGCGCGCCGGCCGGGTCGACCGGCCGCTGGCCGACGACCTCGGCGCCGGGCTCGTCGTGGCGCCGCGCGCCGCCGACCCGGGCGACGTCGGCCGTCCGCGGCTCCTGTTGCCCTGA
- a CDS encoding proline--tRNA ligase: MALRMSTLFLRTLREDPADAEVPSHRLLVRAGYIRRVSPGIYTWLPLGLKVLRKVETIVREEMDAIGAQELLFPALLPKEPFEATGRWEEYGDNIFRLKDRKDADYLLGPTHEEMFTLAVKDLFSSYKDLPLSIYQIQTKYRDEARPRAGLLRGREFVMKDSYSFDIDEAGLDKAYQLHRDAYIRIFDRLGFHYVIVQAMAGAMGGSKSEEFLATAENGEDTYVHCPECGYAANVEAVRVPAPDPVPWDGVPAAHAEDTPDTPTIETLVDHLNAAFPREDRPWEAGDTLKNVLVVLAHPDGTREPLAIGVPGDREIDEKRLGAQVEPASVEAFDEKDFAANPALVKGYIGPGVLGSENASGIRYLLDPRVSEGTRWVTGADESRKHVVDLVAGRDFTADGTIEAADVRPGDACPSCGHGLESARGIEMGHIFQLGTKYAEALDLKVLDQNGKLQTVIMGSYGVGVSRAVACVAEGNHDELGLRWPREISPVDVHVVATGKDVTRDPEVFSTAEDVTRSLEAQGLSVLYDDRQKVSPGVKFKDSELLGVPTIVVIGKSLENGVVEIKDRATGERREVPVGDVVAEVVREVREVRGSDS; the protein is encoded by the coding sequence GTGGCCCTGCGCATGTCGACCCTGTTCCTCCGGACCCTCCGCGAGGACCCGGCGGACGCAGAGGTGCCGAGCCACAGGCTCCTCGTCCGGGCCGGCTACATCCGGCGCGTCAGCCCGGGCATCTACACCTGGCTGCCGCTCGGGCTGAAGGTGCTGCGCAAGGTCGAGACCATCGTCCGCGAGGAGATGGACGCCATCGGCGCCCAGGAGCTGCTGTTCCCCGCCCTGCTGCCCAAGGAGCCGTTCGAGGCGACCGGGCGCTGGGAGGAGTACGGCGACAACATCTTCCGGCTCAAGGACCGCAAGGACGCCGACTACCTGCTCGGCCCCACGCACGAGGAGATGTTCACCCTCGCGGTGAAGGACCTTTTCTCCTCGTACAAGGACCTGCCGCTGTCCATCTACCAGATCCAGACGAAGTACCGCGACGAGGCCCGCCCGCGCGCCGGCCTGCTCCGCGGCCGCGAGTTCGTCATGAAGGACAGCTACTCCTTCGACATCGACGAGGCCGGCCTCGACAAGGCCTACCAGCTGCACCGCGACGCCTACATCCGGATCTTCGACCGGCTCGGCTTCCACTACGTCATCGTCCAGGCGATGGCCGGCGCCATGGGCGGCTCCAAGAGCGAGGAGTTCCTCGCCACCGCGGAGAACGGCGAGGACACCTACGTCCACTGCCCCGAGTGCGGGTATGCCGCGAACGTCGAGGCCGTGCGCGTGCCCGCGCCCGACCCCGTGCCGTGGGACGGCGTGCCGGCCGCGCACGCCGAGGACACCCCCGACACCCCGACCATCGAGACGCTGGTCGACCACCTCAACGCCGCGTTCCCCCGCGAGGACCGTCCCTGGGAGGCCGGTGACACGCTCAAGAACGTCCTGGTCGTGCTCGCCCACCCCGACGGCACGCGCGAGCCGCTGGCCATCGGCGTGCCCGGTGACCGCGAGATCGACGAGAAGCGGCTCGGGGCGCAGGTCGAGCCCGCGAGCGTCGAGGCCTTCGACGAGAAGGACTTCGCGGCCAACCCCGCCCTCGTGAAGGGCTACATCGGCCCCGGCGTGCTCGGCAGCGAGAACGCCTCCGGCATCCGCTACCTGCTCGACCCCCGGGTCTCCGAGGGCACCCGCTGGGTGACCGGAGCCGACGAGTCCCGCAAGCACGTCGTCGACCTCGTCGCCGGCCGCGACTTCACTGCCGACGGCACGATCGAGGCCGCGGACGTGCGGCCCGGCGACGCCTGCCCGTCGTGCGGGCACGGGCTGGAGTCGGCGCGCGGCATTGAGATGGGCCACATCTTCCAGCTCGGCACCAAGTACGCCGAGGCCCTGGACCTCAAGGTGCTGGACCAGAACGGCAAGCTGCAGACCGTCATCATGGGCTCCTACGGCGTGGGCGTCTCGCGCGCGGTCGCGTGCGTCGCCGAGGGCAACCACGACGAGCTCGGCCTGCGCTGGCCGCGCGAGATCAGCCCGGTCGACGTGCACGTCGTCGCCACCGGCAAGGACGTCACGCGCGACCCCGAGGTCTTCTCGACCGCCGAGGACGTCACCCGGTCGCTCGAGGCGCAGGGCCTGTCGGTGCTCTACGACGACCGGCAGAAGGTCAGCCCGGGCGTGAAGTTCAAGGACTCCGAGCTGCTCGGCGTGCCGACGATCGTGGTCATCGGCAAGTCGCTCGAGAACGGCGTCGTCGAGATCAAGGACCGTGCCACCGGCGAGCGCCGCGAGGTGCCGGTCGGCGACGTCGTGGCCGAGGTGGTCCGCGAGGTCCGCGAGGTCCGCGGCAGCGACTCGTGA
- a CDS encoding GNAT family N-acetyltransferase, with amino-acid sequence MLRTRNPVHALSASDRDAALEVCSRDLAANVFVAARLLEGVLTTQPGTVLGHKVDGRLQSLCWSSANLVPVEADDQSLAWFADRVRRWRRHCASILGPADQVTELWRLLQPTWGPARAVRTAQPLMSMMELPSSIGVELDPRVRPARLDEVDLVMPAAAHMFEGEIGYKPYTGSGAAYRQALLALIERGHTFVVVEDGAVVFKADVGSVALGCAQIQGVWLAPHLRGQGLATGLMASVVEQVMQTRARWVTLYVNDFNTSARATYRGVGFVDVGTFSTVLL; translated from the coding sequence GTGCTGCGCACCCGCAACCCGGTCCACGCCCTGTCGGCGTCGGACCGCGACGCCGCCCTCGAGGTCTGCTCCCGCGACCTCGCGGCAAACGTCTTCGTCGCGGCGCGCCTGCTCGAGGGCGTCCTGACCACCCAGCCCGGGACGGTGCTCGGCCACAAGGTGGACGGGCGGCTGCAGTCCCTGTGCTGGTCGAGCGCCAACCTCGTCCCGGTCGAGGCCGACGACCAGAGCCTCGCCTGGTTCGCCGACCGCGTCCGCCGGTGGCGCCGGCACTGTGCCTCGATCCTCGGGCCCGCCGACCAGGTCACCGAGCTGTGGCGGCTGCTCCAGCCGACGTGGGGCCCGGCCCGGGCCGTGCGCACCGCGCAGCCCCTCATGAGCATGATGGAGCTGCCGTCCTCGATCGGTGTCGAGCTGGACCCGCGGGTGCGGCCCGCACGCCTCGACGAGGTCGACCTCGTGATGCCCGCCGCGGCGCACATGTTCGAGGGCGAGATCGGCTACAAGCCGTACACCGGCTCCGGCGCGGCATACCGCCAGGCTCTGCTCGCCCTGATCGAGCGCGGGCACACCTTCGTCGTCGTCGAGGACGGCGCCGTCGTCTTCAAGGCCGACGTGGGGTCGGTGGCGCTGGGGTGCGCGCAGATCCAGGGCGTCTGGCTGGCGCCCCACCTGCGTGGCCAGGGTCTCGCGACCGGCCTCATGGCGTCGGTCGTCGAGCAGGTCATGCAGACCCGCGCGCGCTGGGTCACGCTGTACGTCAACGACTTCAACACCAGCGCCCGGGCTACCTACCGAGGTGTCGGATTCGTCGACGTGGGGACGTTCTCGACGGTCCTGCTGTGA